Proteins from a genomic interval of Nocardia sp. BMG51109:
- a CDS encoding alpha/beta hydrolase — translation MTNETPVAPVDTPAWRADVLGDGYEQLTIPLGADPDGEGTVEATLVRHTAGDPGTARGTVLYLHGFTDYFFQKHVAEHMSAQGYRFYALDLRKCGRSRRAGQTAHYVSDLSLYDAELHAALRIARAETGLPVLLMAHSTGGLVAPLWLDRLNRSEEGAGQDITGLVLNSPWFDLQGPAYYRTIGTAVIKGLGRWRGGMRLPGSELSTYGDSLHHSVSGEWDYDLDWKPLTGFPVHLGWLRAIRQGHARLQRGLDIGVPALILRSKVTKFMRRYGPAADVADTVLDVRQIQRWSGCLGDRTSIVPIEGARHDVFLSSAAVRDEAFAELDSWLAWLAGFTAKSTPAH, via the coding sequence GTGACGAACGAGACGCCGGTTGCGCCCGTCGATACTCCTGCCTGGCGGGCCGATGTGCTGGGCGACGGGTACGAACAGTTGACCATTCCGCTGGGCGCCGACCCCGACGGCGAGGGCACCGTAGAGGCCACCCTGGTCCGCCACACGGCGGGCGATCCGGGCACGGCCCGGGGCACCGTGCTGTATCTGCACGGGTTCACCGACTACTTCTTCCAGAAGCATGTGGCCGAGCACATGTCCGCGCAGGGCTACCGGTTCTACGCGCTGGATCTGCGCAAGTGCGGCCGGTCGCGGCGGGCCGGGCAGACCGCGCACTACGTCAGCGATCTGTCGCTCTACGACGCCGAACTGCACGCGGCGCTGCGCATCGCCCGGGCCGAGACCGGGCTGCCGGTGCTGCTGATGGCGCACTCCACCGGCGGACTGGTGGCGCCGCTCTGGCTGGATCGGCTGAACCGGTCGGAAGAGGGTGCGGGCCAGGACATTACGGGGTTGGTGCTGAACAGCCCGTGGTTCGATCTGCAGGGACCGGCGTACTACCGGACCATCGGCACGGCGGTCATCAAGGGCCTGGGGCGGTGGCGTGGCGGGATGCGGCTGCCCGGCAGCGAGCTGAGCACCTACGGCGACAGCCTGCACCACAGCGTGTCCGGCGAATGGGACTACGACCTGGACTGGAAGCCGCTGACCGGCTTCCCCGTGCATCTGGGCTGGCTGCGGGCGATCCGGCAGGGGCACGCCCGCCTGCAGCGCGGCCTGGATATCGGGGTGCCGGCGTTGATCCTGCGCTCGAAGGTGACGAAGTTCATGCGCCGGTACGGCCCCGCGGCCGATGTCGCCGATACCGTGCTCGACGTGCGCCAGATCCAGCGCTGGTCGGGCTGCCTGGGCGACCGGACCAGCATCGTGCCGATCGAGGGCGCCCGCCACGACGTGTTCCTGTCCTCGGCGGCGGTGCGCGACGAGGCGTTCGCCGAGCTGGATTCCTGGCTGGCGTGGCTGGCCGGGTTCACCGCGAAATCCACACCCGCACACTGA
- a CDS encoding cobyric acid synthase gives MKGALLVAGTTSDAGKSVVVAGICRMLARRGVRVAPFKAQNMSNNSVVTLDGGEIGRAQALQARACGLEPSVRFNPVLLKPGSDRRSQLVVRGAAVDTVGAADYFRHRDRLRRVVVDELAALRAEYDVVICEGAGSPAEINLRATDLANMGLARAAGLPVLLVGDIDRGGVLAHLFGTVAILEPEDQQLISGFIVNKFRGDVDLLRPGIDRLTALTGRPTLGVLPYAEDLWIDAEDSLGTVADAPVGRSQPPAGTAWLTVAAIRLPRISNSTDVEALACEPGVAVRWVADPSRLADADLVVLPGSKSTVSDLEWLRRTGIADALVGRARTGRPILGICGGYQMLGRRIHDEVESAAGTVPGLGLLDLEIEFADPKMLRRIAGRALGRSDGLGGPDRLRSAEPGVPDAAPGRSAPAESGASHEAVDGPVPVHGYEIHHGRVRRSGDPAWLELSDGGAEGSVRDAIWGTHLHGLMESDEFRRGWLRAVAATAGRSGFVPADDVSVSEVRAEQLDLLADLIEKHLDLDHLERLLTAGPTPGLPTLTVGR, from the coding sequence GTGAAGGGTGCGCTGCTGGTCGCCGGCACGACCTCCGACGCCGGGAAAAGCGTTGTGGTGGCGGGGATCTGCCGGATGCTGGCGCGGCGCGGGGTGCGGGTGGCGCCGTTCAAGGCGCAGAACATGTCCAACAATTCGGTGGTGACGCTCGACGGCGGGGAGATCGGGCGGGCCCAGGCGTTGCAGGCGCGCGCGTGCGGGCTGGAGCCGAGCGTGCGGTTCAATCCGGTGCTGCTGAAGCCCGGCAGCGACCGGCGCTCGCAACTGGTGGTGCGGGGTGCGGCCGTCGATACCGTGGGGGCGGCCGACTACTTCCGGCATCGGGACCGGCTGCGGCGGGTCGTGGTCGACGAGTTGGCCGCGCTGCGCGCCGAATACGACGTGGTGATCTGCGAGGGTGCCGGATCGCCCGCCGAAATCAACCTGCGGGCAACGGATCTGGCCAATATGGGGCTGGCTCGTGCGGCCGGTCTGCCGGTGCTGCTCGTCGGCGATATCGATCGCGGGGGAGTGCTGGCGCATCTGTTCGGCACCGTGGCGATCCTGGAACCCGAAGACCAGCAACTGATCTCGGGATTCATCGTCAACAAGTTCCGCGGTGACGTCGATCTCCTGCGGCCGGGCATCGACCGGTTGACCGCGCTCACCGGGCGGCCCACGCTCGGCGTGCTGCCCTACGCCGAGGACCTGTGGATCGATGCCGAGGACTCGCTGGGGACCGTCGCCGACGCACCGGTGGGCCGCTCGCAACCACCCGCCGGCACCGCATGGCTCACCGTCGCGGCGATCCGGTTGCCGCGCATCTCCAATTCCACCGACGTCGAGGCCCTGGCCTGCGAGCCCGGTGTCGCGGTGCGCTGGGTCGCCGATCCGTCCCGGCTGGCCGATGCCGACCTGGTGGTGCTGCCCGGCAGCAAGTCGACGGTGAGCGATCTGGAGTGGTTGCGCCGCACCGGAATCGCCGACGCGCTGGTCGGCCGTGCCCGCACCGGCAGGCCGATCCTGGGCATCTGCGGCGGCTACCAGATGCTCGGCCGACGCATTCACGACGAGGTCGAGTCCGCCGCCGGTACGGTACCGGGCCTCGGCCTGCTGGATCTGGAGATCGAGTTCGCCGACCCGAAGATGTTGCGCCGCATCGCGGGACGGGCGCTCGGCCGGAGCGACGGCCTCGGGGGCCCGGACCGGCTGCGGTCGGCCGAGCCGGGTGTGCCGGACGCGGCCCCGGGGCGGTCTGCCCCGGCCGAGTCGGGGGCTTCGCACGAGGCGGTAGATGGGCCGGTTCCGGTGCACGGCTACGAGATTCATCACGGGCGCGTGCGTCGCAGCGGCGACCCCGCCTGGCTCGAGCTGTCCGATGGCGGCGCCGAAGGAAGCGTGCGCGACGCGATCTGGGGTACGCACTTGCATGGTCTGATGGAATCCGACGAGTTCCGGCGCGGTTGGCTCCGGGCGGTAGCGGCGACAGCCGGCCGTTCGGGTTTCGTTCCCGCGGACGATGTTTCGGTGTCCGAGGTGCGTGCCGAACAGCTCGACCTCCTGGCCGACCTGATCGAGAAGCACCTCGATCTCGACCACCTCGAGCGACTGCTCACCGCCGGCCCGACGCCTGGCCTGCCGACCCTCACCGTCGGGCGTTGA
- the map gene encoding type I methionyl aminopeptidase, which produces MSVRTRQPLVPGTQSPIREVPRSIERPEYAWKKTVNEGREPWVQTPETIEKMRLASKLAAQALAESGKAVAPGVTTDELDRIVHEYLCDHGAYPSTLGYKGFPKSCCTSLNEVICHGIPDSTVIEDGDIVNVDVTAYIDGVHGDTNATFLAGEVDEEVRLLVERTEEATKRAIKAVRPGRALNVIGRVIESYANRFGYGVVRDFTGHGVGPTFHSGLVILHYDQPAIESVIETGMTFTIEPMINLGGIDYEIWNDGWTVVTKDRKWTAQFEHTLVVTDEGAEILTLP; this is translated from the coding sequence ATGTCTGTCCGCACCCGCCAGCCACTCGTCCCCGGAACCCAGTCGCCGATCCGCGAGGTCCCGCGCTCGATCGAGCGTCCGGAGTACGCGTGGAAGAAGACCGTCAACGAGGGCCGCGAGCCCTGGGTGCAGACGCCGGAGACGATCGAGAAGATGCGGCTCGCGAGCAAGCTGGCCGCGCAGGCGCTCGCCGAGTCGGGAAAGGCGGTCGCGCCGGGCGTGACCACCGATGAGCTGGACCGCATCGTGCACGAGTACCTGTGCGACCACGGCGCGTATCCGTCCACGCTGGGGTACAAGGGCTTTCCGAAGTCGTGCTGCACCTCGCTGAACGAGGTGATCTGCCACGGCATCCCCGATTCGACGGTGATCGAGGACGGCGACATCGTCAACGTCGACGTCACCGCCTACATCGACGGCGTGCACGGCGACACCAACGCGACCTTCCTCGCGGGCGAGGTGGACGAGGAGGTGCGGCTGCTGGTGGAGCGCACCGAGGAGGCCACCAAGCGGGCGATCAAGGCGGTCCGTCCGGGCCGGGCACTGAATGTGATCGGCCGCGTCATCGAGTCCTACGCCAACCGCTTCGGCTACGGGGTGGTGCGCGACTTCACCGGTCACGGCGTCGGCCCCACCTTCCACAGCGGCCTGGTGATCCTGCACTACGACCAGCCGGCCATCGAATCGGTCATCGAGACGGGCATGACGTTCACCATCGAGCCGATGATCAACCTCGGCGGCATCGACTACGAGATCTGGAACGACGGCTGGACGGTGGTCACCAAGGACCGCAAGTGGACCGCCCAGTTCGAGCACACCCTGGTGGTGACGGACGAAGGCGCCGAGATCCTGACCCTTCCGTGA
- a CDS encoding LLM class flavin-dependent oxidoreductase has product MQFGIFSVGDVTADPTTGRTPSEAERIQAMVAIALKAEEVGLDVFATGEHHNPPFVPSSPTTMLGYVAARTERLQLSTATTLITTSDPVKIAEDFAMLQHLAGGRVDLMMGRGNTGPVYPWFGKDIREGIPLAIENYHLLRRLWREPSVNWQGKFRTPLQGFTSTPAPLDGTPPFVWHGSIRSPEIAEQAAYYGDGFFHNNIFWNAEHTAQMVNLYRQRYEHYGHGAADQAVVGLGGQVFMAETEAAAKKFFRPYFDNAPVYGHGPSLEEFTELTPLTVGTPEQVIERTLGFADNVGDYQRQLFLMDHAGLPLEVVLEQLEILGHEVVPVLRKEFEARRPSHVPSDPPTHASLVAAGPEAPHHLVEPAREHMLAEARKE; this is encoded by the coding sequence GTGCAGTTCGGAATCTTCAGCGTCGGGGATGTCACCGCCGACCCGACCACCGGCCGGACCCCGAGCGAGGCCGAGCGCATTCAGGCGATGGTCGCCATCGCGCTGAAGGCCGAGGAGGTCGGGCTGGACGTGTTCGCCACCGGCGAGCACCACAATCCGCCGTTCGTGCCGTCGTCGCCGACCACGATGCTCGGCTACGTCGCCGCGCGCACCGAGCGGTTGCAGCTGTCGACGGCGACGACGCTGATCACGACCAGCGACCCGGTCAAGATCGCCGAGGACTTCGCCATGCTGCAACACCTGGCCGGCGGCCGGGTCGATCTCATGATGGGGCGCGGTAACACCGGGCCGGTGTACCCGTGGTTCGGCAAGGACATCCGCGAGGGCATTCCGCTGGCGATCGAGAACTACCATCTGCTGCGCAGGCTGTGGCGCGAACCGAGCGTGAACTGGCAGGGCAAGTTCCGCACGCCGCTACAAGGCTTCACCTCGACGCCCGCGCCGCTGGACGGCACGCCGCCGTTCGTGTGGCACGGGTCGATCCGGTCGCCGGAGATCGCGGAGCAGGCCGCCTACTACGGGGACGGCTTCTTCCACAACAACATCTTCTGGAACGCCGAGCACACCGCGCAGATGGTGAACCTGTACCGGCAGCGCTACGAGCACTACGGGCACGGCGCCGCCGACCAGGCCGTCGTCGGGCTGGGCGGCCAGGTGTTCATGGCCGAGACCGAGGCGGCGGCCAAGAAGTTCTTCCGGCCCTATTTCGACAATGCGCCCGTCTACGGGCACGGGCCGTCGCTGGAGGAGTTCACCGAGCTGACCCCGCTGACCGTGGGAACGCCGGAGCAGGTGATCGAGCGGACGCTCGGATTCGCGGACAACGTCGGCGACTACCAGCGCCAGCTCTTCCTGATGGATCATGCGGGCCTGCCGCTGGAGGTGGTGCTGGAGCAGCTCGAGATCCTCGGCCACGAGGTCGTCCCGGTGCTGCGCAAGGAGTTCGAGGCGCGTCGCCCGAGCCATGTCCCGAGCGATCCGCCCACGCACGCCTCGCTGGTGGCCGCCGGGCCCGAGGCGCCGCATCATCTCGTCGAGCCGGCCCGCGAGCACATGCTCGCCGAGGCGCGGAAGGAGTGA
- a CDS encoding FMN reductase, which yields MSRTVVVLTAGLSQPSSTRLLADQLAGAVDAAVTARGESVEFEVIELRELATDLASTLTTGGLPTPAVAAARDRVSAADGLIAVTPVFAASYSGLFKMFIDVLDPDALNGMPVLIAATAGTPRHALVLDHAMRPLFSYLRAVVVPTGIFAATEDFGTSGLTDRVRRAAAELARLVVAEDTAVGGFLGEERPRTSGNSLPSPTPFAELLAGHTGEPADRGR from the coding sequence GTGAGCCGTACCGTCGTCGTCCTCACCGCCGGACTGTCGCAGCCGTCCAGCACGCGGCTGCTCGCCGACCAGCTGGCCGGTGCCGTCGACGCGGCGGTCACCGCCCGCGGCGAGTCGGTGGAGTTCGAGGTCATCGAATTGCGCGAGCTGGCAACCGATCTCGCGTCCACCCTGACCACCGGCGGCCTGCCCACCCCGGCGGTGGCCGCCGCGCGGGACAGGGTGTCGGCCGCCGACGGCCTCATCGCCGTCACGCCGGTCTTCGCGGCGAGCTACAGCGGGCTGTTCAAGATGTTCATCGACGTCCTGGACCCCGACGCCCTCAACGGCATGCCGGTCCTGATCGCGGCCACGGCCGGAACCCCGCGCCACGCCCTGGTCCTCGACCACGCCATGCGCCCGCTGTTCAGCTATCTCCGGGCCGTCGTCGTGCCCACCGGAATCTTCGCCGCCACAGAGGATTTCGGAACATCCGGGCTCACCGACCGGGTCCGCCGCGCCGCCGCCGAGCTGGCCCGGCTGGTGGTCGCGGAGGACACCGCGGTCGGCGGGTTCCTGGGTGAGGAACGCCCCCGCACCTCCGGAAACTCGCTCCCCTCCCCCACCCCGTTCGCCGAACTCCTCGCCGGTCACACAGGCGAGCCGGCGGACCGGGGTCGTTAG
- a CDS encoding DUF6461 domain-containing protein: MATPGFPPNTLDDEGCPLWISGLADDDPNHSVHVVRGLEPAAALEALGADPRLIQPCELPERKPDGWRASLPAAALGIEPELGDMTLLAGRVGEWTFVYDDAGATFGDVHVLSAAGRIAATSHFSINADASLTYYADGDELAWINVDDLDLETDPAEMPPELRAAFEAAGSVELDYLEPGEPDFDICMRVVSALAGMPWTLDDLRRIPLLVAPSHC, encoded by the coding sequence TTGGCAACACCCGGATTTCCGCCGAATACGCTGGACGACGAGGGCTGTCCGCTGTGGATCAGCGGGCTGGCGGACGATGATCCCAACCATTCCGTCCATGTGGTCAGGGGGCTCGAACCCGCCGCGGCGCTGGAAGCGCTGGGGGCCGATCCGCGGCTGATCCAGCCGTGCGAGTTGCCGGAGCGCAAGCCGGACGGTTGGCGGGCATCCCTGCCCGCGGCGGCTCTCGGAATCGAGCCGGAGCTCGGCGACATGACGCTGCTGGCAGGCCGAGTCGGCGAATGGACCTTCGTGTACGACGATGCCGGGGCCACGTTCGGCGACGTGCACGTGTTGTCGGCCGCGGGCCGGATCGCGGCGACGAGCCACTTCTCCATCAATGCCGATGCGAGCCTGACGTACTACGCCGACGGCGACGAACTCGCCTGGATCAACGTGGACGATCTCGACCTAGAGACCGATCCGGCCGAGATGCCGCCCGAACTCCGTGCGGCGTTCGAGGCGGCCGGTAGCGTCGAGCTGGATTATCTCGAGCCGGGCGAGCCCGATTTCGACATCTGTATGCGCGTGGTCAGCGCGCTGGCGGGCATGCCCTGGACACTCGACGATCTACGCCGAATCCCGTTGCTGGTAGCCCCTTCCCACTGCTGA
- a CDS encoding flavin reductase family protein, translated as MNFGVPVSSFQAGGPKFHADTIEGHVISNKRARAVAHRLLAPRVAYLIGTKDDTGEPDLIPVSNLTSASTDPQHVVVAVFKEWQTYYNLMIAPGFTVSVPTYNQLDAVWKLGSKYSKFPVDSIREKLQTCGIELDHEQASYGPIAPFGIGWMNCRIVARIDLSGNHGIFVGEVENVWFNPQFLNSDGTPKGSVEPVMQQTGNVFTTADGLAALPYFADD; from the coding sequence TTGAACTTCGGCGTGCCCGTATCCTCCTTTCAAGCAGGCGGTCCGAAATTTCATGCCGACACGATCGAGGGGCACGTGATATCGAATAAGAGGGCTCGTGCCGTGGCACACCGATTGCTCGCACCGCGCGTTGCCTATCTCATCGGAACGAAAGATGATACCGGAGAACCGGACCTCATTCCCGTTTCCAACCTGACATCGGCATCAACCGATCCGCAGCACGTGGTCGTAGCGGTCTTCAAGGAATGGCAGACGTACTACAACCTGATGATAGCGCCCGGGTTCACCGTAAGTGTCCCGACGTACAATCAACTGGATGCAGTCTGGAAGCTCGGATCAAAGTATTCAAAATTTCCGGTCGACTCTATACGGGAAAAACTACAGACTTGTGGTATAGAGCTCGATCATGAGCAGGCGAGCTACGGTCCGATCGCACCATTCGGTATCGGTTGGATGAACTGCCGGATTGTTGCTCGGATAGATCTGTCCGGTAACCATGGAATTTTTGTGGGTGAGGTGGAGAATGTCTGGTTCAATCCACAGTTCCTTAACTCTGACGGCACGCCGAAAGGTTCTGTCGAACCAGTAATGCAGCAGACCGGAAACGTATTCACCACTGCGGACGGGTTGGCCGCTCTACCTTACTTTGCAGACGATTGA
- a CDS encoding aldo/keto reductase, producing the protein MTIPSFTLNNGVTMPALGFGVYQTPPDETIAAVESALATGYRHIDTAAAYGNEREVGEAVRRSEVGRDDIFLETKIWISDFGYDETLHGFDKSAGKLGVEVIDLLILHQALPGEFDLTVQAYRALEKLYGEGKVRAIGVSNFMPDHLTRLLAETEIVPAVNQIEVHPYFRQSELLAVDTEHGILNQAWSPIGGITFYRDGSHGSTLEDPVIGAIATEHGKTPAQVMLRWHLQQNRQAIPKSVRPARIAENFDIFDFDLTPDRLTAIDALDTGIRGGPQPEDITRETFGVPIPEP; encoded by the coding sequence ATGACAATCCCGAGTTTCACCCTGAACAACGGCGTCACGATGCCTGCCCTCGGGTTCGGCGTCTATCAGACCCCGCCGGACGAAACCATCGCGGCGGTCGAGTCGGCCCTCGCGACCGGGTACCGGCACATCGACACCGCGGCGGCGTACGGCAACGAGCGCGAGGTCGGCGAGGCCGTGCGCCGCTCCGAGGTCGGCCGCGACGATATCTTCCTCGAGACGAAGATCTGGATCAGCGATTTCGGCTACGACGAGACCCTGCACGGTTTCGACAAGAGCGCGGGGAAGCTCGGCGTCGAGGTGATCGACCTGCTGATCCTGCACCAGGCCCTGCCGGGGGAGTTCGACCTGACGGTTCAGGCGTACCGGGCGCTGGAGAAGCTCTACGGGGAGGGCAAGGTCCGCGCGATCGGCGTCTCCAACTTCATGCCCGATCACCTCACCCGGCTGCTCGCCGAGACCGAGATCGTGCCCGCGGTCAACCAGATCGAGGTGCACCCGTACTTCCGCCAGTCCGAACTGCTGGCCGTCGACACCGAGCACGGCATCCTCAACCAGGCCTGGTCCCCGATCGGCGGCATCACCTTCTACCGCGACGGCTCGCACGGCTCGACCCTCGAGGACCCGGTGATCGGCGCAATCGCCACAGAACACGGCAAGACCCCCGCCCAGGTGATGCTCCGCTGGCACCTCCAGCAGAACCGCCAGGCCATCCCGAAATCGGTGCGCCCCGCACGCATCGCGGAAAACTTCGACATCTTCGACTTCGACCTCACCCCCGACCGGCTCACCGCCATCGACGCCCTCGACACCGGCATCCGCGGCGGCCCGCAGCCCGAGGACATCACCCGCGAGACCTTCGGAGTCCCCATCCCCGAGCCCTGA
- a CDS encoding DUF2255 family protein: protein MTAWTPDQLATTDRVDEIEISSRRADGTLSRPRTIWAVRDGDDIYIRSVIGPAAGWYRGTRRRHEGHLQAADLGVDVDFVDVDGDGERIDDAYRAKYRRYAAIIDSINSNRAAETTMRVVPR, encoded by the coding sequence GTGACCGCATGGACTCCGGATCAACTCGCCACGACCGACCGGGTCGATGAGATCGAGATTTCCTCCCGCCGTGCGGACGGCACGCTGAGTAGACCGCGGACCATCTGGGCGGTCCGGGACGGTGACGATATCTATATCCGGTCGGTCATCGGCCCCGCCGCCGGCTGGTATCGCGGCACCCGGCGCCGCCACGAGGGTCATCTGCAGGCCGCCGATCTCGGTGTCGACGTCGATTTCGTCGATGTCGACGGCGACGGTGAACGCATCGACGACGCCTACCGCGCGAAGTACCGTCGTTACGCGGCGATCATCGACTCGATCAACAGCAACCGAGCTGCCGAGACCACGATGCGTGTGGTTCCGCGGTAG
- a CDS encoding ATP-binding protein, whose product MRVGRIRRGAPAPATGRAEERAQRALGVAVGVGSVLWLVTHRPTIVQQAPMIASWWTPLVVVSVAAAGTAAVVAAVFFGGRATRIFAGVLAVVVPATIAALPLAGDYGCFEPTGTWSPPLVGCTVVAAVVAWRRRWPVYLVLAGLIAVAVDVYVASKGGVLGTLESLARTWLMEGFFACTSAGILRAAVQLDEATTAAVRQAAVAATAEATDRERARFAGLIHDNVLSTLLDAARGNDPDALSRAAARTLRQLDDTAHDAADDVTAWATIESVRAATAAAGDFTVEADIAARAGALPREVVTALSAAAAEAARNSMRHAAIDGRAVSRTLAVAVDGHGATVRIADDGAGFDPRRVGADRLGIRHSIVARMHRVPGGDAVIDARPGHGCEVVLRWMRAEPVASHLPTLISLRGRSGIVMLILIELAIAMLMLGPLTGGANPVTAIIAYALTGAAGAAVLIPRHDPLPPAATALIVLAGPAAVVTTQIAPPAHFVHHASWILMAYAYALALLVVRGRIGAAWIGVAAALGVFAGIDAGPLDGAGAAAGIVLAVTGFAVYMRPTLRSFHQARAEVARHAGAEARTAAQDRERRSQLAYLDRTARPMLERIAAGAALTDAQRAECSLLEAQLRDRLRAPGFATAEMAEAARRARSLGVTVTLLDDGGLDAVPGAVRDRVLEIAIAAVDAAIDGRITVRALPPGRDLLATIVAQSEYPQRIEIAPDGSVLPVPEPTVR is encoded by the coding sequence ATGCGTGTGGGACGGATTCGCCGGGGTGCGCCGGCGCCTGCCACCGGTCGGGCCGAGGAGCGGGCGCAGCGGGCGCTCGGGGTGGCCGTGGGAGTCGGCAGCGTGCTCTGGCTCGTCACACATCGGCCGACGATCGTGCAGCAGGCCCCGATGATCGCGTCCTGGTGGACACCGCTGGTGGTCGTGTCCGTGGCGGCGGCCGGAACGGCGGCGGTCGTGGCGGCCGTATTCTTCGGCGGGCGGGCCACGAGAATTTTCGCGGGGGTCCTGGCCGTGGTCGTGCCGGCCACCATCGCCGCGCTGCCGCTGGCCGGGGACTACGGATGTTTCGAACCCACCGGCACCTGGAGTCCGCCGCTGGTCGGCTGCACGGTGGTGGCCGCCGTGGTGGCCTGGCGGCGGCGGTGGCCCGTCTACCTGGTGCTGGCCGGCCTGATCGCCGTCGCCGTAGACGTCTATGTGGCCAGCAAAGGGGGTGTCCTCGGCACGCTCGAGAGCCTGGCGCGGACCTGGCTGATGGAGGGCTTCTTCGCCTGCACGTCGGCGGGCATCCTGCGGGCGGCGGTGCAGCTCGACGAGGCCACAACGGCGGCGGTGCGGCAGGCGGCGGTGGCGGCGACGGCCGAGGCGACCGATCGCGAGCGCGCCCGGTTCGCCGGGCTGATCCACGACAACGTGCTCTCCACCCTGCTCGACGCCGCGCGCGGCAACGATCCGGACGCGCTGTCCCGCGCGGCCGCCCGGACCCTGCGCCAGCTCGACGACACCGCCCACGACGCCGCCGACGACGTCACCGCGTGGGCCACCATCGAATCCGTGCGCGCGGCCACCGCCGCGGCCGGCGACTTCACCGTCGAGGCCGACATCGCGGCGCGGGCCGGCGCGCTGCCGCGCGAGGTGGTGACCGCGTTGAGTGCCGCCGCCGCCGAGGCGGCGCGAAACAGTATGCGGCACGCCGCGATCGACGGCCGCGCGGTCTCGCGCACGCTGGCCGTGGCGGTCGACGGGCACGGCGCTACCGTCCGGATCGCCGACGACGGAGCGGGTTTCGATCCGCGGCGGGTGGGCGCCGACCGGCTCGGCATCCGGCACAGCATCGTCGCGCGCATGCACCGCGTGCCCGGCGGCGACGCCGTCATCGACGCCCGGCCCGGCCACGGTTGCGAGGTCGTGCTGCGGTGGATGCGCGCCGAACCGGTCGCGTCCCACCTGCCCACCCTGATCAGCCTGCGCGGCCGGTCCGGGATCGTCATGCTGATCCTGATCGAGCTGGCGATCGCGATGCTGATGCTCGGCCCGCTGACCGGCGGCGCCAACCCGGTCACCGCGATCATCGCCTACGCGCTGACCGGGGCGGCCGGCGCGGCGGTGCTCATCCCCCGCCACGATCCGCTGCCCCCGGCCGCCACCGCACTGATCGTGCTCGCGGGCCCGGCCGCCGTCGTCACCACGCAGATCGCGCCGCCGGCGCACTTCGTCCACCACGCGTCGTGGATCCTGATGGCCTACGCCTACGCGCTGGCACTACTGGTGGTGCGCGGACGCATCGGCGCCGCCTGGATCGGGGTGGCCGCGGCCCTCGGAGTCTTCGCGGGCATCGACGCCGGACCGCTGGACGGCGCGGGCGCCGCCGCCGGAATCGTTTTGGCCGTCACCGGTTTCGCCGTGTACATGCGCCCGACGCTGCGGTCGTTCCATCAGGCCCGGGCCGAAGTGGCCCGGCATGCGGGAGCGGAGGCGCGCACCGCCGCGCAGGACCGCGAACGCCGCAGCCAGCTGGCCTATCTGGACCGGACGGCGCGGCCGATGCTGGAGCGGATCGCCGCGGGCGCCGCGCTGACCGACGCCCAGCGGGCGGAATGCTCGCTGCTGGAGGCGCAGCTGCGAGATCGGTTGCGCGCGCCGGGTTTCGCGACCGCGGAGATGGCGGAGGCGGCCCGCCGCGCACGGTCGCTGGGCGTCACCGTCACGCTGCTCGACGACGGCGGACTGGATGCGGTGCCCGGGGCGGTGCGCGACCGGGTCCTGGAGATCGCCATCGCGGCCGTGGATGCCGCGATCGACGGCCGGATCACCGTGCGCGCCCTGCCGCCGGGCCGCGACCTGCTGGCCACCATCGTCGCGCAGTCGGAGTATCCGCAGCGCATCGAGATCGCACCGGACGGGTCGGTGCTGCCGGTCCCGGAACCCACCGTGCGGTAA